In a genomic window of Enterobacter asburiae:
- a CDS encoding cytochrome B encodes MQTSLVIAKRYDRFSRLLHWVVAAVIIYAMCMGYILHALEGTRWFTFFSVLNMSLGTIATPIMMVRFVWRFFRPSVPYPATVAGRKKQLVVFIHELFYLTIMVVLVSGFLMLQKDYNLFGLVPVSRPIAIAEVNAFFFQVHRYSCILLGVILLGHVAAVLKYTFSGQREILQRML; translated from the coding sequence ATGCAAACTTCTCTGGTTATTGCCAAACGTTACGATCGGTTTTCTCGCCTTCTGCACTGGGTGGTCGCAGCCGTCATTATCTACGCGATGTGCATGGGCTATATTCTGCACGCGCTGGAAGGAACCCGCTGGTTTACCTTCTTTTCCGTGCTGAATATGTCGCTTGGTACCATCGCCACGCCCATCATGATGGTGCGTTTCGTCTGGCGCTTCTTCCGCCCTTCGGTGCCCTATCCGGCCACGGTGGCCGGACGTAAAAAACAGCTGGTCGTATTTATTCATGAGCTGTTTTATCTGACCATAATGGTGGTGCTGGTTAGCGGTTTTCTGATGCTGCAAAAAGATTACAACCTGTTTGGTCTGGTGCCGGTTTCCCGCCCGATTGCCATCGCCGAAGTGAATGCGTTTTTCTTCCAGGTGCATCGCTATAGCTGCATTCTGCTGGGCGTAATTCTGCTTGGGCATGTCGCGGCGGTGTTGAAATACACCTTTAGCGGGCAGCGGGAGATCCTGCAGCGGATGTTGTGA